A region of the Chrysiogenia bacterium genome:
GATCGTTGAGCATTTCCTTCTCTTCGGCCGGAACGTCAAATCGTGGGTCGGTCACGCTGGTCGTGATGATGGGATGGCCCAGTTCCTCGACAATGGCGCGGGGGAACGGGTGCTCGGGAATGCGCACGCCGACGGTCTTCTGATTGGTGGTGAACAGGCGCGGCACTTCGCGTGTGGCTTCCAGCACAAAGGTGTAGGGCCCCGGCAGGCGTGCCTTGAGCACGCGGTAGTCGGACTTCGAGACCCGCGCATATTGCGAGATATGCGCCAGGTCCGAGCAGATCATGGCCAGGGGCTTGCCCTGCTCCATGCGCTTGATCTGGTAGATGCGATTGACCGCGCGCTTGGAATGAAGGTCGCAGCCCAGGCCGTAGATCGTATCCGTGGGATAGACGATCACACCGCCGGTGCGCAGGATCTCGACGGCGCGCAAAACAGCCCGCCTGTCGCTCGATCCCGGATGTAGCTTCATTCGCATGATATGGAAGCTAGGTGCCGCATAGGGCCACGTCAAGGGGCTCCGGCGGCGAGGCAAACCGCCGAAGCAAGGATTGGAGAGAAAGGGTGGGTCACCCTCCCCTGGGGGATGGGGAGTGTGGGTGCACGGGGAGGGTGACCGGGAAAATGAATTGTTGAGCAATCAACGGGCGATGCCGTACTGATTGCCCTCGAGCCCCGGTTCAGTCCGGCGCTCTGCCACGCGGATCTCATCGACTGAGTAGTCTCCGCGCAAGTAACCTACGAGAAGTTTGACCGTCTTCACGTCTTCGCGTCCGTGCTTGGCGGCGTCCGCCAACGTATCGACCGCCCCACGGGGGGTGAACTGGTGAACGCGGAACGAGCGGGGCGAGATCATTCCCACAAAGGAATCGGCCACCTGCAGCACCGAGCGAATCTTCGCGAGCTTCTCGCGGTCATAGCCCGGCGCGTCGGGGACCCAGCGCTCGGCCGGGCTGTTGCGGTGG
Encoded here:
- a CDS encoding threonylcarbamoyl-AMP synthase, whose amino-acid sequence is MRAVEILRTGGVIVYPTDTIYGLGCDLHSKRAVNRIYQIKRMEQGKPLAMICSDLAHISQYARVSKSDYRVLKARLPGPYTFVLEATREVPRLFTTNQKTVGVRIPEHPFPRAIVEELGHPIITTSVTDPRFDVPAEEKEMLNDPEDIEARYGKLIDCVFDGGILHLDPSTVVELKDGHMRLLRKGVGEVFWDEETGE